The genomic region CCCTCCTGTCAGTCTTAGCGGTTACCCAAATTGGCGGTGCCCTATTTGACTTACCCGCGGCTGCAAGCCTTAACTTCCTGCCCAATGGCTTATTCCTCGCCATGCTCCTCACCTATACCTTATCCTGAACTCCCTATGGGTCTGTTTATAAATTGTTTCCAGTATCTTCTTGAGATCCTCATCGGTTATGGGAACCCTAATCCTACCCGACTGAGCCAGGGCAATCAGCTGCTGCTCAAGGGCCTCAACGAGTTCTGGCTTAACAACCCTAAGATTATCAAGTCTCTCCCTAGCCTCAGGCGTTAATATTACCCTAAGTACGGCCCTCCTCTGGGCAGCTAATTCCTGTCTCTTCCTCTCCTCCTCAATTTGTTTCTGAAGCTCCTGAAGCTTCCTCTGCCTAATGGCCTCAAGCTCGTCCTCACCCACTCCCTGGTCGCTACTTACCTCTCCATAGTTTTCATCAATAGACATGGCATAACAAAGGTAGTGGGCCTATTTATTAACCTTAAACCTTCATTAAT from Vulcanisaeta distributa DSM 14429 harbors:
- a CDS encoding DNA-binding protein, producing MSIDENYGEVSSDQGVGEDELEAIRQRKLQELQKQIEEERKRQELAAQRRAVLRVILTPEARERLDNLRVVKPELVEALEQQLIALAQSGRIRVPITDEDLKKILETIYKQTHREFRIRYR
- a CDS encoding 50S ribosomal protein L39e, translating into MARNKPLGRKLRLAAAGKSNRAPPIWVTAKTDRRVLTNPARRFWRRTKLKV